In Solidesulfovibrio carbinoliphilus subsp. oakridgensis, the sequence GCCGGCCTGACGCTTGGCCTCGACATCACCCCGGGCCTCCCCGACCGGCTGCTGGGCGATCCCTTCCGGTTGCGCCAGATCCTCGGCAACCTCCTCGACAACGCCATCCGCTTCACGCCCTCCGGCGGTGTTTCCATGCAGATCCGGCCCTTTGATCCCCGGACGGCGGGCGGACCGCAGCGGGTCTTCGTGGCTGGCGATTTCAACGGCATAAGCCTCGTTTTCACCGTGACCGACACCGGCATCGGCATTCCCAAGGACAAGCAGGCCGCCATTTTCGAGAGCTTCACCCTGGGCGAGGACCATCTGACCAAGCGGTTCGGCGGCACGGGCATGGGGCTTTCCATCGCCAGGCGTCTGGCCGAGCTCCTGGGCGGCAGCATCTGGGTGGAGAGCCGGCCCGGCTTTGGCAGCACGTTCCACCTGACGGTCCCCATGTGGCCGGTGTCGGACGAGGCCGGCCCAGCCCTCGCGTCGGCCCTGCCGGCCGACCTGCCGCCGCTGCGGTTCCTGGTGGTGGAGGACGAGGCCGTCAACCGGCTGGCCCTGGCCCGCAGCCTGCGAAAGCTCGGCCACGAGGTGCTGGAGGCCGGCAACGGCGAGGAGGCCCTGCGCCAGCTCTCCATGGAGCGGGTGGACGTGGTGATCATGGACGTGCAGATGCCGGTCATGGACGGCCTGGCCGCCGTGGCCCACATCCGCAACGGCGAAGTGCCGGGCACCAACCGCCGCCTGCCGGTGGTGGCCCTGACGGCCTACGCCCTGGAAGGCGACCGCAAGCGGTTCCTCGCCGCCGGCATGGACGAGTTCGTGACCAAGCCCTGCGACATGGACCAGCTCCTGCGCGCCGTGGCCAAGGTGGTCGGGAAGGTGGGGGGCTAGGCCTTTGTTTTACGGGACGCTTTGGCGGGGGATTTGAAAGAGCGCAGCAAGCGTGGCCGTTCCGCCAGCGCTCCGGTTTGCAACCACTCTACCGCTTTTTCAGCTTCATTCGCCGGATTGACCCAGGCGATTTTTCCAATTTCAGGCTGTTGCTCCAAGCAGTTTCGCAAACTTCCCCGAACCGCTTCATCCAAGGATGCAACTCGCCCATCCGTTTGCATGGCCGCGTCGATCAGATGCAAATCCTTGCTGATATTCCGGTAATCTTTTTCCGGGCAATCGCCACCACCGAACGCGCTCCACAGTTCCTTGTTTCCCGCTTCGGGCAACCGCACAAGTTTTCCTTTCCGCACCATCGCGGTCAGCCACGTGCTGCTGAACCGGGACCGGTGCTTGTTCCATTCAGCCAGGAGTTCCGGATTGGCAGCCATCCTGTGGCAAATGACCAGGACCGCTTCCAGGAACTCACGACACAGGCGGGATACCGGGTGGTCCGTTCCACCAGCCGACTGTGCCACGGAGGCATCGATGACGATGGCTTTTGAGATCTTATTTCCCATCGCGAGAAAGCCTTGTCTCCACGGCGTCGAGGTAGGCCTTCTCGGCATTGAGCGCGGTCATGTCGAAGTCCTGGGGCCAGTCGCCGAACGCGCCGTTCTCGTCGAGTTCGGCGCAGGTGACCGTGGTGGAGCCGTCTTCGGGGCTGCGGGAGAACCAGTGCAATTTGACGATGGCCGGATCGAGGTTGCCCTCGGCCACCAACGTTTGCACCCCGCGAATGAGAATGTCGGAATGGGTTTCGATGATGACGAGGACGCCGCGTTTGGAAGCTTCGGCAATAACGGCGGCGAGCCTGTATTGCGCAAGGGGGTGAAGGTGGATTTCCGGCTGTTCGATGTAGACGATCTGTCCGGGTTCGGCGGCAAGGAGAGCCACCAGAACAGGTAAGGTTTGTGAGACGCCGACGCCGACGTCGGCGATGTTGACAAGGTCTGCTGTGTCAGACTTTGTACTTTTTGGAAGACGTCCGACTTTTATTTCCACTTGAGTGGCATCAATCGAAGTAGCAAACACACCAGTGGTAAGAGAAAGAGCTTCTAAATATCGGCCAATTATCTGTATATGTTCCTGATTCTTTTGCTGCCAGTAATAAATTATACTGGCAACGTAGTTTTCAAATGTTCCTGGATAACTTCTACCAACATTTGAAGTCCTATACGTTCTTTCTGGGTTTCCTCGCAACCCTGGAAGGTGAATGATATTTTTTGAAATTTTAATCATATTATAAATATAAAAAAATGATTCAGAAAAAAAGTCTCCGATTTCTTCATCCCCTTGAATCCAGCTGACAGCAAATATATCCAAAAAACACCTTCGCACTATTTCAACAAAATACTTAATTTCTGACAAACTTTCATCAGAAAATCGTTCAGACTGTAAGGCTCTTTTCTCTAATTCTTTTTTGGTCATTCCTTTTTCAAAAACTATTTTTTTTAAAAAACTAGAGAAATATTCGACAGAGTGTATGTCAAAACTATTAACATCGTTCCCGACATACGATGTTCCTACGGCTCCAAATATCGAATGCAACGTAACTTTAAAGATACTGGAGATATCGCTTCGATCAAATGACAAAATCTGATCAGATTTCGTAAACCTCACATTCGGCCCATCCAATAAAAATACACCCGGATCGTACGGCGCTTCCAACGTCTGCTTCATCAGCAAAAGCGGCTGCATCATGCTTGACTTGCCCGAACTGTTGGCCCCGGCCAAGATCGTGAGCGGCGCGATATACAGCGTCTGCTCGCAGCTGATCGACTTGAACCCGGCCACGGAAATGGCTGTCAGACGGTCGTCTTTAGAGGAAGTGTCATTTGAAATTCGCATGTCTTCACCTTACCTCAAGCCGTGCCGACTGCAAAACCCAATCTTACGCCAGCCGCTGCCGGTCCAGATTGCGTAGATTGACGGCTTCGGCCAGATGCTCGACCCGGACGTCGGGCGTGGCGTCGAGGTCGGCGATGGTGCGGGCGATGCGCAAAATCCGCGTGTGGGCCCGGGCCGAGAGGCCGAGCCGTCTCACCGCGCCGTCGAGGAAGGCGTGGCCTTCGCCGGTCACGGCGCAAAACTGTGACAAGGACCGGCCCGAAAGCTTGCTGTTGACCGAAAACGGCAGCCCGCCGTAGCGGGCGGCCTGCACGGCCCGGGCCGCCAGCACCCGCTCCCGCATGACCGCCGAGGTCACGGCCGAGGCCTCGGCCCGCAGTTCCTTGTACGGCACGGCCGGCACCTCCACCTGCAAGTCGATGCGGTCCAGAAGCGGCCCGGACAGCCGCGACCGGTACCGCCGGACCTCGGCCTCGCCGCAGGAGCAGGCGTGGCGCTCGTCGCCGAGGTAGCCGCACGGGCAGGGGTTCATGGCCGCGACCAGCATCACGTCCGCCGGGTAGGACAAGGACATGGCCGCCCGGGCGATGGTCACCCGGCCGTCCTCCAGGGGCTGGCGCAGGACTTCCAGCACCGATTTCTTGAATTCCGGCAGCTCGTCCAGAAAAAGCACCCCCCGGTGGGCCATGGACACCTCCCCGGGCCGGGGATAGGAGCCGCCGCCGATCAGGCCGGCGTCGGAAATGGTGTGGTGCGGGCTTCGAAACGGCCGGGCCGTCAAAAGCCCGGCTCCGTCCAGCCGGCCGGCCACGGAATAGATGGTCGTGACCTCGAGCGCCTCGTCGAAGCCAAGCGGCGGCAGGACGGTCGGGATGCGCTTGGCCAGCATGGTCTTGCCCGAGCCGGGCGGGCCGATAAAAAGGAGGTTGTGGCCGCCGGCGGCCGCGATCTCGACCGCCCGCTTGGCGTGGGCCTGGCCTTTGACCTCGCTGAAATCCTCGGCAAAGGCCGCCTCCTGGCCGGCCGCCGCAAAGGACGGGGCCATGGCCGGGGAAAGCCCCTCCTCGCCCGTGAAAAAGCGCAAGGCCTGGGCCAGGGTCCCCACCGCGTACACGGCGAGGCCCTCGACCACGGCCGCCTCGGCCGCGTTGGCCTCGGGCACGAGCAGCCCTCGCGCTCCGGCCCGCCTGGCCCGGGCCGCCAGGGGCAGGATGCCGGGCACGGGTTTGAGTTCGCCCGAGAGCGACAGTTCGCCGGCCATGAAAAACCCGGCCACGGCCTCGGCCGGCAGGACGCCCACCGCGGCCAGCAGGGCCATGGCCAGGGGCAGGTCGTAGGCCGAGCCCTCCTTGCGGACATCGGCCGGGGCCAGATTGACGGTGATGCGGGCCGGGGGAAGTTTCAGGCCCGCGTTTCGAAGGGCGGCAAAAACCCGCTCCTTGCTCTCGCGCACCGCCCCC encodes:
- a CDS encoding AAA family ATPase codes for the protein MRISNDTSSKDDRLTAISVAGFKSISCEQTLYIAPLTILAGANSSGKSSMMQPLLLMKQTLEAPYDPGVFLLDGPNVRFTKSDQILSFDRSDISSIFKVTLHSIFGAVGTSYVGNDVNSFDIHSVEYFSSFLKKIVFEKGMTKKELEKRALQSERFSDESLSEIKYFVEIVRRCFLDIFAVSWIQGDEEIGDFFSESFFYIYNMIKISKNIIHLPGLRGNPERTYRTSNVGRSYPGTFENYVASIIYYWQQKNQEHIQIIGRYLEALSLTTGVFATSIDATQVEIKVGRLPKSTKSDTADLVNIADVGVGVSQTLPVLVALLAAEPGQIVYIEQPEIHLHPLAQYRLAAVIAEASKRGVLVIIETHSDILIRGVQTLVAEGNLDPAIVKLHWFSRSPEDGSTTVTCAELDENGAFGDWPQDFDMTALNAEKAYLDAVETRLSRDGK
- a CDS encoding YifB family Mg chelatase-like AAA ATPase, with translation MSLSTISTAALLGIEAYPVTLEVDLARQGLPSFTMVGLAEGAVRESKERVFAALRNAGLKLPPARITVNLAPADVRKEGSAYDLPLAMALLAAVGVLPAEAVAGFFMAGELSLSGELKPVPGILPLAARARRAGARGLLVPEANAAEAAVVEGLAVYAVGTLAQALRFFTGEEGLSPAMAPSFAAAGQEAAFAEDFSEVKGQAHAKRAVEIAAAGGHNLLFIGPPGSGKTMLAKRIPTVLPPLGFDEALEVTTIYSVAGRLDGAGLLTARPFRSPHHTISDAGLIGGGSYPRPGEVSMAHRGVLFLDELPEFKKSVLEVLRQPLEDGRVTIARAAMSLSYPADVMLVAAMNPCPCGYLGDERHACSCGEAEVRRYRSRLSGPLLDRIDLQVEVPAVPYKELRAEASAVTSAVMRERVLAARAVQAARYGGLPFSVNSKLSGRSLSQFCAVTGEGHAFLDGAVRRLGLSARAHTRILRIARTIADLDATPDVRVEHLAEAVNLRNLDRQRLA